agagagagagggagcgagagcgtccaaagcaggctccgcgctgtcagcacagagccccgcatggggctccatctcatgaaccgcgaggtcgtgacctgagccgaagtcaagggtcggtcgcttaaccgactgagccacccaggcgccccggcttttacatttttaagcggttggaagaaaacagaataatatttCTTGATGCATAGAAAAGATGTGCAACTCAAATTTCAGcgacaaataaagttttattgagacacAACCAGGCCCATTCATTCACGGACTGTCTATGGTGGTTCTCATGTTACAACGGCCAGGGGTTGAGTAGTTTCCACAGAGACCATCTGGCCCACAAAGACCAACGTATTTACTGTTTGTCCGCTTGCATAAGAAGTTTGTCAATCTCTGCCCCGAAGGCGTGGAAAGAACTGGTTCTGGGCATCTAGAATGTTCTAGGACTTCCACGTAAACTACCTGAGGCTATAAGTCAAAGAGCAAGTTTTATGGTTGGGGGAGCTGGTTTGGACCAATGGTTACAAGGTGCCGGAATCATGGGTGGAGCTATGAGTCACCCAGGTAGTTCCAGAGTTTGGCATTTTGCCTGTGGTTCTAGATTAAGAGAACCTGGGCTGGTGAGAGTGTTCTGGAATGAACCGAGCCATCTAGACTGGGGGGTTTCGTAATCATGGGTGGAAAAGAGCTTATCTGCCGCTCCAGACCAAAGGGGGGTGTTCTGCCACTGTGGATAGGGCCATCTGGTTCTAGAGCACTCAGAAAGTTCTAGAGTTGTGCGATACAATAGAATCATAACGTGAGCCACAAGTGACTTTCGATTTCCTAGTTCTCTGCTTTACAGAAAAGATAAGTAAAActactaacatttttttaatttttaaaaaatatgtatttattggggcacctgggcggcctTGTGGGccgagcgtccaacttcagctcaggtcccgatctcgtggtctgagagttcgagccccgcatccggctctgtgctgacggctcagagcctggagcctgcttcggattctgtgtctccctctctctctgcccctcccctgctctctctctctctctctctctctctctctcaaaaataaattaatgttaaaaatatatacaattatttatttactttgagagacggagagagagaatcaccagCAGCCTCCACtacatcagcgcagagcctgacacggggctcgatcccaagatccgtgagatcatgacctgagtcaaggcGAAGACTCAGATGCTTCACCCAGTCCCAGTgagccctcccccccgccccgggcactcCAAAATTCCTACCGTTTTAACTAACTCAAACGTATTTGAGTGTCGTTTCAACGTCCAATCGGTATCTTACAATTGTTTTACGTCTTTTTCACACTAAATTTTCAAAATGCCGTGTGCGTTTTACACCTCACAGCATATTTCAGGGGCACGACACCCACCTGTGCCTGGCTGTTAGCATATTGGATGGTGCGGTTCTAGAAGCTCAGAGTAGAGCTGTCTGCTGTTCCAGAATGCTTAGGGTCTTCCAGAGCTGGGGCCTATACCTGTCGCTGTAAACAAAGCAATGGCTCCCGGTTAGGACACTTTAGAACTGACCGAGCCGTCTGGTCTGGTTCTAGACTGCTCAGGGAATTACAGAACCAGGAGGGGAACGTTCTGCGTGTTTCTGGGCTGGGTTGGTGGGATTCTAGAACTTTGAGCAGAGTTGTTTGTTCCTGGGCTGCTCCGAAACTTCTTAGAACCACCGGGTACAACTGAAGTGTTGCAACTATGTGAGGATGTTCTAGAACCGTTGGAAGCGTGACCCGATGCTGTCACGATGAAGAAGTTACAGAATCACGGAGTGGGGAGATGTGGTTCTGGAGTGGTGCCCATTTCTagacgtcccccccccccccccccccccggaattCTGTGGTCGGAGACTGTTGGAGAGTTCTGGAGTCACAGAGGGGAGCCAGCTGGGGTTCTGGATGGTGTGAGTTTTAGAAATGTGACAAGGGGTCTCTTTCTGCTCTGATCAGGCAGTTCTCTGAGTATGGAACAGAGTCGTCTGCAGATCTGGGCTGGCAAGGGAGAAATCTGGAACGGTGGTCAAAGCTCACTGGCTCTAGATGGATTCGGGGGATTCCAGAACCACCGAGTGACGCTGACTGGTCCTAGGACATTGCTGGTTTTAGAAATGGGactgtctgggggcgcctgggtggcgcagtcggttaagcgtccgacttcagccaggtcacgatctcgcgctccgtgagttcgagccccgcgtcgggctctgggctgacggctcggagcctggagcctgtttccgattctgtgtctccctctctctctgcccctcccccgttcatgctctgtctctctctgtcccaaaaataaattaaaaacgttgaaaaaaaaaaaaaaaaaaagaaatgggactgTCTGGTTGTAGCCTGATGACAGAATTCTAGAAACACAGGGTGGAGGTGTCCGtcgtgagctttttttttttttttttctggggggcTCTGACCCTGGTTCCAGACCCTCAGGGGTCCAGAAACTGGGTCATCTGGCCCAGAGTCCTTGAGCCGTGGACAGAGTCAGCTGGTTTGAGACTGACGAGAGGGCTCTAGATCTGTGAAGGCCAAGCTGCTTGTCCCTCCTGCTGCTGGGATGGTTCTGGAACGGCGGGCAGACCCGCGTGGCTCGAGTGCTAGGCTGGGGGGTAGAAGTCGGTGCTTCCAGACCACCGTGGGAGCCGGGACCCTGGGCAGAGCGTGTGGGGCTGGACACGGCCGGCGGGGCGCTCTCGGGCTGACCCTCCTCCGCTGTCGCCTTCAGTCCCTGGTCCCTGTGACCATGAAGACCTCCTAGACGGTGTCATATTTGGGGCCAAATACTTGGGCTCCACCCAGCTGGTGTCCGAGCGGAACCCGCCCCCCAGCACACGCATGGCCCAGGCCCGGGAGGCGATGGACCGCGTCAAGGTGAAGGCAGGGCCGGGCAGGTGGGGCTCCCcagggccggtggggggggggggcaggggggagccaCAGGCCGGTCCTCCGAGGCCCCTggagcctggtgggggtggggcgggcagaGGCTGGGTCTTCGTGGGCCTCcacttcccacccaccccccacacagGCCCCCGAGGGGGAGACCCAGCCCATGACAGAGGTGGACCTCTTTGTCTCCACCAAGAGGGTCAAGGTTCTGACGGCTGACTCCCAGGTACAGGGCCGGGCCGGCCTCCGGGCTGggggcgcccccgcccccccgagGGTCCGCACAGCCCACCCAGGCCTggtctccccccccaccccccgcccccctgcaggAGGCCATGATGGACCACGCCCTGCAGACCATCTCCTACATTGCCGACATCGGCAACGTGCTGGTGCTCATGGCCCGGCGGCGGCTGGCCCGGCGGCCGGCGCCCCAGGCACACAGCCGCCATCTCTACAGGATGATCTGTCACGTCTTCCACTCAGAGGACGTGAGCAGCCCGGCTCcgggcgttggggggggggggggactcggGGGGCCCGCCCTGCGCCCTTCCAGAGACCCCCTGGTCATGCCGTCGCTGCAGCGTCCTTCCATCGGTCCTCAGCGCTGTCGGctgtctcccccaccaccccctgggCCTCTGGTCTTTGCCATAAGCCTCAGAGACTGGCGGCCCACCCCCCAGCCTTCCCCCCTCCGGGCCggtgtccctcccctcccccgacaGATTCCCCAAGACAGCGGCTGTTTTCCACAGTCCCCGTAGCCACAGGGCACGGGGCTGTCTCCCAGGAGTCCTGTCCCTGGTGGGGCCGGGAGGGCTCAGCCCCGAGGACGCCCGAGGGTCTGGGAGACCTGAAGGAGGGGGGCGGGACACCCCCCGAGAGCCGCTGCCCGTCGCCACGCAGGCCCAGCTCATTGCTCAGGCCATCGGCCAGGCCTTCAGCGTGGCCTACAGGCAGTTCCTCAGGGAGAGCGGCATCGACCCCAGCCAGGTGGGCGCCCAGCAGAGCCTGGGGGCCACGGGCCCCGGCCACCTCCACAACGGGGACCTCGACCACTTCTCCAACAGCGAGAACTGCAGGGAGGTGAGCGTGCGGGCCGGGGGGCCCCTGCCAGCCCCCCTCAGAGCCGCCCTCATGCCCCCCaccgtgtcccccccccccccaggtgtgCATCGAGAAGCGTCGGGGTGAGGGCCTGGGCGTGGCCCTGGTGGAGTCGGGCTGGGGCTCCCTGCTGCCCACGGCCGTCATCGCCAACCTGCTGCACGGGGGCCCTGCCGAGCGCTCGGGGGCCCTCAGCATCGGGGACCGCCTTACTGCCATCAACGGGACCAGCCTGGTGGGGCTGCCCCTGGCCGCCTGCCAGGCCGCCGTCCGCGTGAGTCCTCTCAGGGTGGCAGGGTGCTTTCCCTGGGCCAGTCCAGAGGGGCATGGAGCATTAAGTCCCCCCCCCCTTGCTGCCACGTGCTCCGGGAAACTGAGTCTTGGAGAGGGGACGTTGTTGGTCCGGGTGACCGTGATGGGGTGAAGGCAGGATGGGAGCACCAGCAGCCCAGCTACGGAGCTGGGGGCCTTCCTCTCCGCCGCGAGGCAGCAAGCGTGTTCTTGAATCTGGACCCTTTTgttggatggggaaactgaggcccgaacATGGGGAGGGACCTGGCCAGGAGGGCGGGTCCGACCCGGCCCACGCAGCAGGTTAAGGAGTGAGCACGGCTGACCTGGCTAGAAGCTTGCTTCCCGTGAGGAAACGGAGGCCGCGGGAAGGGAGGGGTCACACAGCTCCGACCCGAGGCTGCCCGGCTTGAGTCTTGTGTTCTTAACTGCTTCTCGAGGAGCCTTCTAGAATCTAGGGCCCTGACTCCAAAGCTCCATTTTACGagtgggtaaactgaggcccggagGGAGCTGCAGCGTGCCGCGAGGTCCGGCAGCGCCCTGGGGGCCTCGCTAAGCCCACAGCCCCTGTCGCGCACAGGAGGTGAAGTCGCAGACGCTGGTGACCCTCAGCATCATCCACTGCCCGCCGGTCACCACGGCCATCATCCGCCGGCCCCACGCCCGCGAACAGCTGGGCTTCTGCGTGGAGGACGGCATCGTGAGACCCCAGCCCcgggacagggtggggggggggggaccggcGGCCCCCACCCTGAGCAGCAcggccccctccccgctccctccaGATCTGCAGTCTCCTCCGGGGCGGCATCGCCGAGCGCGGGGGCGTGCGCGTGGGGCACCGCATCATCGAGATCAACGGGCACAGCGTGGTGGCCACGCCGCACGCCCGCATCATCGAGCTGCTCACCGAGGCGCACGTTGAGGTGCGCGGGCagcggccggggcgggggcggggccggggtggggggcgtgcCCTCCTGCCGGCCCAGGCCCGCCCCCACCCGCCGGCCTCCGCTCTGGCCCCCCCCCAGGTCCACATCAAAACGATGCCGGCCGCCACCTACCGCCTGCTCACGGGCCAGGAGCAGCCCGTGTACCTGTGAGCGGCCACCAGCCCGCCACCGTGCCTTAGCGCCAGCAGCCCCGGGACTCCGTCCGCGGGGCCTCCGGAGGCTTCTTGGCTCCCTGTTATTCTCTGACGTAAAACATTAAATGCTTAACAAACGGGCAGCATCTTGGCTCGAGATCTGTGGGGTTCAGAGAGGAAGGATACGACCGACTCTCAACTCGGTGTCCTTCCTGGAAATCTCTAGAAGCCAGTGCTGTGAAAATACTCTATTTATTAAAGATTGGCAGAAAGAGGTAGGGTTCTAGGTTCTGTacgggaaactgagtcccagctCTAGGGAGGAAGAGGGGATAGGGGCCAGCTGGCCACCTGGGAGGGGGTCACAGGTCGGTGGCCGGGCCCCAGTCGTAGCCGTCTTCGTCAGAGGACTCCATGTCTCGTGCTCGCGTGAACTTTTTCTTCAAAGCTTCCTGCCCATATGTCCTGGGGATCAGGAAATAGAATAGAGGCTgtgggcaggggacaggcaggagcCACCCTTACCTGAGGCTGACTCTGTGGGGCACGGTGGGTGTGGACAGAGATGAGCGAGACTGTGCATTTAGGGGTCAAGCCTCGTTAACGAACT
This DNA window, taken from Neofelis nebulosa isolate mNeoNeb1 chromosome 4, mNeoNeb1.pri, whole genome shotgun sequence, encodes the following:
- the APBA3 gene encoding amyloid-beta A4 precursor protein-binding family A member 3, whose product is MESLTTSQSPPGPPAMDLEEPRDALSPPRDVTPNCQWDPVPGGPGSLNQMELDGPSIRELVQQFEALPGDLASLSPDGPPCPLHVATGHGLASQDVADAHGLLSAEAGRDDLLSLLRCQECPPPQSCPKEPPDPAPRLLQPPEDPDGDAGPPEWPEGASAEQAGSRSSSSSPEPWLETVPLVVPEEPPASVQSPKTLVPYPALQEVPGPCDHEDLLDGVIFGAKYLGSTQLVSERNPPPSTRMAQAREAMDRVKAPEGETQPMTEVDLFVSTKRVKVLTADSQEAMMDHALQTISYIADIGNVLVLMARRRLARRPAPQAHSRHLYRMICHVFHSEDAQLIAQAIGQAFSVAYRQFLRESGIDPSQVGAQQSLGATGPGHLHNGDLDHFSNSENCREVCIEKRRGEGLGVALVESGWGSLLPTAVIANLLHGGPAERSGALSIGDRLTAINGTSLVGLPLAACQAAVREVKSQTLVTLSIIHCPPVTTAIIRRPHAREQLGFCVEDGIICSLLRGGIAERGGVRVGHRIIEINGHSVVATPHARIIELLTEAHVEVHIKTMPAATYRLLTGQEQPVYL